gtctatccccatgccggccacagaaggtaacagggaggccattcaacaatacctgaaagaactttatgcctccagtacattcaacacgtgcgtccaccagcccctccccatggtggcgggcccaccgatgcgcttgatggttgactcagatgctaagcccatcacccatcacacccccattccagtagcgttacactggcaagaaaccgtgaaagcaggtctggaccaagacgtcaGAATTGGAGTTATCGACCCAGTGCCCGTAGGAGAGCTggtgacatggtgccacagaatggtagtctgcgccaagaagacgggCAAGCCTattagaaccggtcgtccaaaatacttaagagaatggctacatattgtgcagccaacaaatcgtgtcagcacgagaatagttacagatgccttcaaactgttggaacctagatatatgtctactttaggctccagagccttcaaatatgcagccccaagactatatagTAAGCTCctatgaaacattcgaatgattgaagacattaaggctttcaagaggaaactgaagactttcttattcaaacatcttacaacagtgacgatttaacagtaaatgaataataaaggatctgaaatgataaatactctgaactaacaaggtaaaatgacagcggagatcctgtagagagtggggttgttctgctgtatgggactggaaaagttgacgtcaaagtaagtaagtaaagtaaagataTATCACAATTGGGTGATGGTGTTTGACATTTTTAAGGGTGACTTAGACCATCAGTCATTGACCCCAAGGACCTGGCAAGGCAAGCGCAATAGGTCACAGACCAAGGAGTGGGACTGCAAGGATGTCAATTTCTGCAGCCAGGCTTCCTTCTGGAACTCCAAAACCCACGCTCCTCACATGTGACTGAGTGATTCAAGGGATTTGGAAATTTTAAAGAGGTATAGGACTTTGAAGAAAATGTGAAAGACTATAGGGTTAAGGGCTTCTAGGGACAAGGACTGTATTTGGTAAGTAAAGGATTAGGTAGGATGGGGAAGAGAAGGATTAGGGGGAGGTGTTCGTGCTGAAAGGTTAGGGACTATAGGATCTGGAGCAGATGAAGGATGGCGTTGAAGCCTTTACCGAGGGGCTCTTTGAGGTTTAGGCGGCTGAAacggtggttgagagagagagagagagagagagagagagagagagagtgagagagagagagagttgctaatgtaactactactataactactagtatTGTCACAACTAGTATCCCTAATGTTATAACTATTAGCGTTACTATTATGAGTATCAATAGTTCCATAGCTACTAGAATCATCACTGTTATAACTATTACCATTACTACCTACTATTGAAACTGCTGTTATCACTATTACTATAAATACTAAAATTACTATCATAACTACAGTTATCcccactactattattatcataactactgTTATCAATAATACTATAACTTCTACTATTACTGTCATAACTACTGTTATCAATAATACTATAACTTCTACTATTACTGTCATAACTActgttatcactactactattactatcatgATAATTGCTATCACTACTaatataactactactattactatcataactactgttatcactactactataactactactattgCTATCATAACTACTGTTATCACTACTTCtttaactattactattactatcataactactgttatcactactactataactactatcaTAACAACTGTTATCACtattactataactactactattactatcataattactgTTATCACTACTaatataactactactattactattataactacTGTTATCACAACTACTTTTACTTACAAAACTACTGTTATTACTACTACAATAACTACGACTATTACTATCATAGCTACtgttatcactactactataaatACTACTATTGTTATCACTACAATTATTACTGTCATAACTACTATTATCAATACTGTTATGACTTTCATAACTAGTGGTATCACTATTACTATAACCACTACTACCATTACTATCATAATTGCcgttatcactactactattacttgtcATAACTAAtgttatcactactactataactactattataactactatacatattatcactactactataactactactactaatactatcatAACTAATGTTGTCATTACTACTCtatctactactattactatcataACTACTGTTATCACTACAACTATAATATCATAACTAATGTTATCGCTACATGATAACTACTATTATCACTACCATAAATActgttatcactactactattactatcaaaactactattatcactactactataattACTGCTAATACTATCATAACTAGTCATCATTACTACTATAATCATTACTATCATAACTACTGTTATCATTTCTAATATAACTGCTATTGTTgctatcactactactattactgtcaTAACTACTGTTATCACTGCTAAAATAACCACTACTTTTATCACTATCAAAACtgctgttattactactactattacagtcATAACTACtgttatcactactattattactCTCATAAACTCTGCTAGCACTACTATTATAAGTCCTTCTATTACTATCATAACtactgttattactactactataactactattaTAATAGTCATAACTACTGTCATCGCTATTACTATTAGTATCATAACGAGTTATCACAACTACTCTaactactattatcactattataactactgctatcactactactataactactactactattactctcATAAATGCTGTTATCACTTTTACTTTCATAACTACTGTTATCACTACTATTATAACTACTAGTATCATTACCATCATAAATACTATTATCACTACTACTttaactactactaatactatcatGACTACTGTTATCACAACTACTACTCTATCATAGCTACTGTCATCACTACTACTTTAACTACTAATATCAATATCATAACTACTGTTACCACcactactataactactagtatTACTATCATAACTACTGTTATCACTACAACTGTTACTATCATAAATACTGTTATcactacaactattattatcataattattatcaccaCTACTACTAtatctactattattactatcataaacaCTGTTTTCACCACTAGTATATCTGTGATATACAAATACATTAATAAACCTatgacccaatggatcatagggaaatggagtgtgaacgtcaagtcataacaggatatgaaagtaagaccaagctaaataattgcataggtaacattttgtatataACGTCAACAATACAAGCAtctgtgagaaacagttgacctcttagTCTCTGCACGGAAACAGATgggttccggtagtaatcttgtgtaatcatatttgtaataaatgctgagataactcatacgacgttatcaccaaaacttatatttttgtcagttctatctTCACTTGTCATACGGGATGGTCATCCGACCAACCCATCCATAcacctgtgatggagctactaataaactgttttaaagttaacttacatagacttattcagaagaaataacctacaagtccaacaaatatataccacattgaagagacatgagataaaacactaatgtgtgtttataacagtaccacaccaacatatctACTCATAACTGTattcactactactattactatcataACTACTGTTATCAATACTACTATAACTCCTACTATCACTATCATAACTACTGTTATCACTTCTATCATAGCTACTAGTGTTACTATCTTAACTACtgttatcactactactataattactactattactatcataACTAGTTATCACTACAACTATAACTACTACTGTTACTATCGTAACTACTTTTACAACTACTTTTAtcataactactactattattattgttacttgtaaAAACAAGATTCTCTTTGTATTAAAAACGAccatggcgtctctctctctctctctctctctctctctctctctctctctctctctctctctctgtgaaaaggtAACAGATAGTATTGAGATGCACATTTATACGCTCGTGCAATAGTAGGCTTATTCGTGAAACTCTACATCCTTATCCATGTTATTCAAGAAGGTTATGAATATCTAGTTCATCATTCTTCTTTGACATCGTTGAGTTGTCCATAATATCATATTTAGTAAATGTAGAGATAAAAGATTTAACGATGACTGCAGGtttaatttctttatcatttggTTGATGTTCACTAGGATTCTTCTTCTtagccccagtcgagatttcattaataattctgtgagcaattcttacaaaaTAGCCACttccggaattcatagctttgtgagcCTCTATTActctactgtctaaatattctctcccgtcagtcctgacttttcttttgacctcactattaatactgaaATTCTTaacatgatctaccttgtaattctagttacttcctcgaaaactttcgacaatcaatttctgtctttgtcgccTTTTTAGAATATCCCAAGTAATTGGAAGAGGATTTCCTACCAATATAGGTTtatcaatattttgataaatagcaCGATCTATTTCGAGTTGTTACACTTCTTGTCCtttatttctaatgaaatctttCCTGCTTTTTTGCATTAACGGAAATAGAACTTGAATAAAAAAGGCAATGCTAATGACTAACCCTACTAAAACAAGCGAAAACAATTAATAGCTACCTCTTAGGTATAGAAAATGTCTATGAACACTTGTAAAACAGAAACAACAGATAATTACCTTGTAATCTGAATGACCCTGTAACTACCTTGTAAAGATGAATAACCTCAGGGTCCTCTTGAATAACCCATTAATCAAGTTTGTGAAGATGAATAACCCAAGTGGGGTTATTCATAATGTTGACTCTTGAACATGTTATTAGACCTTCGagcttttggctttttttttttttttttttttttttttgagtttataaatattatttcaaaCTGATAAAATGTTTACTGTTCAAATCAATATTCAGAAGTATATTGACTATTCTTGATATTATAATACATAGTACAATAAAAAGAGTATATTGACTTTTTGTACGAAAAAGATTAAAGCCAAACATTAAAGTATAAGAAAAACTGAAATGACTCTATTTTTTATCCATTGTTATCAGCGTCGTAATaatctagggactttgtcaaagagTCTCCAAAGGATACTTTAGTATCCCGACTGGGCCACGAAATGATCTTTTATGGAGAATCACAACTAAACCTTTTTGTTATTATATATGCAATCATAAGAACAGCCATTTAGGCTAAATCCAGCCACCTCCTATATCATGgtttacattttttctttggtAAAACAGAAGAAAAGGTAACATTTATTTTTCTAAGTTGTTTATTGATGTAAAATGTCTCAGAGCAGCTTGTGTCGACCATCGGAATGGCCCGTTCCAaagagaactgttggctataatctacaaaAAAAGTTCGTTCCTATGTTTGTATCCACCCTATTTGATTACTTTGGCAATTGTTGCCCACAGGCTATTTATTGCTCAGTATCTCCACCCACTCAACATGGCGGCCCAGAGAGAACACAATTCTGCCATAAATAGTAGATAGAGACTTTTGGcagttaatatcatcatcattactaccgaagatataaccttatttggaaaagcaagatattataagcctaagggctccaacagggaaattagcccagcgacgaaaggaaacaagaaaatacatACACTATAAAAAGCATTGAACAACTAGAATAAGCATTGAagtaaatcttttatacatagaatgaaaacttcaaaataggaagagaaacaagatagaacaacgtgccctagtgtacccttaagcaagagaactctaccctaagatagtggaagaccatggtacagaggctatggcactaaccaagactagagaatgatggttggattttggagtgttcttctcccagaaaaactgcttaccatagccaaagagtgtcttctacctttaCCCAGAAGCAAGTAGACAGTGAACAATTACAGAAattagataaccccttgagtgaagaacagtTAGGTAATCTTAACGTTGTCatgagtatgaggacagagaagaatgtggagagaataggtcagaatattcggtgaatgtgtagtcaaaggaaaattAGCTGCAATCCtagaaaggaatccaatgtagtactgtctggccagtcaaaggacccaataactctcaagcagtagtatttcaatgggtggttaGTTCTTAGCAGATTGCCTGGAGCAGATATTAGACCAGCAGTAATAGTACCATTGAGTAGTTTTGACTGGCTAAGCAAGAGGCACGCAAAGAGAGCACACTTTATTTTTGCAGTTGCTGGAAGAGCGTGACTGGAGGATATCAATTTCTCTTATACAGGGCCAACCAATGCAGGCTTCTGGCACTACAAAAACCAGGCTCCTCATGGATCCAAAAGGAGGAACCATAGTGGTAGAGAAAGTTTTATAGCAGCGAGTCAAAGTGAGTAGAAGAGATTGGAAGAGGAATTGGAAGAATTATGAGTAGGAGAGAGAGGAGCAGTTAGAACTGAAGAACTTATCTCTTTTCTAGGCTTGGGAAGTGAGACTTTTGGGAAAGGAGTATTTGACTGGGTGATTAAAGGGATTTTGGAACTTTTATGAGGGATAGGACTTTGGAGGGCTCAGTTGGGACATCTTGGAAGGATTCCTATGCCCTTATTGTGGGTGTTAATATAGACTGTGGTCAGGTGATTTTAGCTGCAGATACCGAAGTGGCTCCAATGTATAATCCTGGATGAGATAGGTTCCCCATATTCCAAGGTTCAGAAAATGTGAGATTTGACCTATGAAGGAAGCGATGACTTTATTTAATGGAACCTTGAGATTTTTATTCAGTGTTCTGCATCTACAATGCAGTTGAGTGAGGTGATGAATGTTAGAGAACTGGTGGCCAGATAGCTGATGACTGTCTTCTTTTGCTTAGTTGGATTCAGGAGAGCCGGGGAGCAATGCATTGGTAGAAGGCAGACACTTCTTTGCTCCTTAGGTGTGATGACTAGCTCACCATTGCACCAAGGTCTTACAGCAATCTGGATGTTGGGTTTTGAGTCTGCCAGGGCAGCAA
This Palaemon carinicauda isolate YSFRI2023 chromosome 25, ASM3689809v2, whole genome shotgun sequence DNA region includes the following protein-coding sequences:
- the LOC137619124 gene encoding uncharacterized protein; protein product: MTSNSSSDNGNYDSNGSSGYSNSDTTSYESHNSIDNSSYDSNNCSDNNSSIYSSSDNSSYDSNSRSYCSSNNSSFVSKSSCDNSSYNSNSSSYISSDNSNYDSNSSSYSNSDNSCYDSSYSSSDNSSYDSNSNS